A portion of the Eubacterium maltosivorans genome contains these proteins:
- the metA gene encoding homoserine O-acetyltransferase MetA, translating into MPIKIPGDLPAFQILENENIFVMDQDRATTQDIRPLKIAIMNLMPTKVVTETQLLRLVGNTPIQVDVTLLQSDTHDCKNTDQAHLDTFYKTFSDVRYEYFDGLIITGAPIETLPFEEVDYWDELVDIMDWSLTHVYSTLHICWGAQAALYHHYGVPKHNLDHKLFGVFEHHLEEKYIPLFRGFDDTFYVPHSRHSEVRREDIEKVPELSMMAMSDEAGVYIVTAKEGRQIFITGHSEYDWDTLKKEYDRDISQGKPINVPNNYYPGDDPTKKPVVRWRGHSNLLFFNWLNYYVYQATPYDLDNNPDFDHH; encoded by the coding sequence ATGCCTATTAAAATTCCAGGCGACCTGCCTGCTTTTCAGATTCTCGAAAATGAAAACATCTTTGTCATGGACCAGGACCGGGCGACCACACAGGATATCCGTCCGCTGAAAATCGCCATCATGAACCTCATGCCCACCAAGGTAGTTACCGAAACCCAGCTGTTGCGGCTCGTCGGCAACACCCCTATTCAGGTGGACGTCACCCTTTTGCAGTCCGATACCCATGACTGCAAAAATACAGACCAGGCCCACCTGGATACCTTCTATAAAACCTTCAGCGATGTGCGCTACGAATACTTTGACGGTTTGATCATCACCGGCGCACCCATCGAGACCCTTCCCTTTGAGGAAGTAGACTACTGGGATGAGCTGGTGGATATTATGGATTGGAGTCTGACCCACGTCTATTCCACCCTTCACATCTGCTGGGGCGCCCAGGCGGCTCTGTACCACCACTACGGCGTACCCAAGCACAATCTGGACCACAAGCTCTTCGGTGTTTTCGAGCACCATCTTGAGGAAAAGTACATCCCGCTGTTCCGCGGCTTTGATGATACCTTCTATGTACCCCATTCCCGTCATTCCGAAGTGCGGCGCGAGGACATCGAAAAGGTGCCAGAGCTTTCCATGATGGCCATGTCTGATGAAGCGGGCGTGTATATCGTGACCGCTAAAGAAGGGCGGCAGATCTTTATCACCGGCCACAGCGAGTACGACTGGGATACCCTGAAAAAAGAATACGACCGGGATATCTCCCAGGGTAAGCCCATCAATGTTCCCAATAACTATTACCCGGGCGACGACCCTACGAAAAAACCCGTGGTGCGCTGGCGCGGCCATTCCAATCTGCTGTTTTTCAACTGGCTCAACTATTACGTTTACCAGGCGACCCCTTACGATTTGGATAACAATCCAGATTTTGACCATCACTAA
- a CDS encoding O-acetylhomoserine aminocarboxypropyltransferase/cysteine synthase family protein, translating into MDKNLKFETLQLHAGQTPDPVTHSVAVPIYQTTSYAFDSTEHAENLFGLKENGNIYTRIMNPTSDVLEKRMAALEGGVGALAVASGSAAITLTIMTIAQAGDEIVAASTLYGGTFNLLDATLPKFGIKTTFVDPDDPANFEAAVNENTKAIYIESLGNPSINIVDVEAVAKIAHDHKIPLIIDNTFATPYLFKALDFGADIVVYSATKFIGGHGTTIGGVIVDGGTFDWAGSGKFPEFTEPDESYHGIVYTRDAGSAAFITKARVQMLRDTGACISPFNSFLLLQGLETLSLRLDRHVENTRRVIDFLSGHSAVTWVNYPDQADNKYHALAQKYFPRGTGSIFTFGIKGGIEAARRFIDNIQIFTHLANVADAKSLVIHPATTTHQQLSGDALLAAGITEDMIRVSIGLENADDLIGALDDALKLSQK; encoded by the coding sequence ATGGATAAAAACTTGAAATTTGAAACCCTCCAGCTTCACGCCGGACAAACCCCGGATCCTGTAACCCATTCTGTGGCAGTGCCCATTTACCAGACCACTTCCTACGCCTTTGACAGCACCGAACACGCAGAAAACCTCTTTGGATTAAAGGAAAACGGCAATATCTACACCCGTATCATGAACCCAACCTCTGACGTACTGGAAAAGCGCATGGCCGCCCTTGAAGGCGGAGTCGGCGCTCTGGCGGTAGCTTCTGGCTCTGCGGCTATCACCCTGACGATCATGACCATTGCCCAGGCCGGTGACGAAATCGTCGCTGCCTCTACCCTTTACGGCGGCACCTTCAACCTGCTTGACGCGACTCTGCCAAAATTTGGCATCAAGACCACCTTTGTGGACCCGGACGATCCTGCGAACTTTGAAGCCGCGGTCAATGAAAACACCAAGGCCATTTATATCGAATCCCTCGGCAACCCCAGTATTAACATCGTCGATGTCGAAGCTGTCGCAAAAATCGCCCATGACCATAAAATTCCGCTGATCATCGACAATACCTTTGCCACCCCTTACCTTTTTAAGGCGCTGGACTTCGGGGCAGACATTGTGGTTTACTCTGCCACTAAGTTTATCGGCGGCCATGGCACCACCATCGGCGGCGTGATCGTGGACGGCGGTACCTTTGACTGGGCAGGCAGCGGCAAATTTCCGGAATTCACCGAGCCTGATGAAAGCTATCACGGCATTGTCTATACCCGGGATGCTGGCAGCGCGGCCTTTATCACCAAAGCCCGCGTCCAGATGCTCAGAGATACCGGCGCCTGCATCAGCCCGTTCAACTCCTTTTTGCTGCTTCAGGGCCTTGAGACCCTTTCGCTGCGGCTGGACCGCCATGTAGAAAACACCCGCCGGGTCATCGACTTTTTATCCGGCCACTCAGCGGTCACCTGGGTGAATTATCCCGACCAGGCAGACAACAAATACCACGCCCTGGCGCAAAAATATTTCCCCCGCGGCACAGGCTCCATCTTCACCTTTGGCATTAAAGGCGGCATTGAGGCTGCCCGCAGGTTCATTGATAATATCCAGATTTTCACCCACCTTGCCAACGTAGCCGATGCCAAATCCCTGGTGATCCATCCGGCCACCACCACCCATCAGCAGCTTTCCGGCGATGCACTGCTGGCCGCTGGCATTACAGAGGATATGATCCGCGTGTCCATCGGTCTGGAAAACGCTGACGACCTGATCGGCGCCCTTGACGACGCGCTAAAGCTTTCACAAAAATAA
- a CDS encoding prephenate dehydrogenase: METLKGKTVSFIGLGLMGGALAMGIRKQGPDKICAFDINEEVLEDALRKEVIDWGVSETEGIRQILGVSDLVVICLYPQLALDFILEYMEDFKENAVITDITGVKKLLVDHLRGVLREDLDLILGHPMAGSEKEGFGNADDSIFKNRNYILVPQPENKPENLAFIKEIIHNLGFVNIVETTAEVHDQKIAFTSQLCHVIASALVDSEDDLHITDYEGGSFGDLTRIAMINAGMWTELFICNKEALVDQIEKFEKSMDTMKKMIQAEDSQGLTEILSNVRKKRITMEVDRQNKTSAKTQKA; encoded by the coding sequence ATGGAAACATTAAAAGGAAAAACCGTCAGCTTTATCGGCCTTGGGCTCATGGGCGGCGCGCTGGCCATGGGTATCCGGAAGCAGGGGCCAGATAAGATCTGCGCCTTTGACATCAATGAAGAAGTCCTGGAGGACGCTCTGAGGAAAGAGGTTATTGACTGGGGCGTCAGTGAGACGGAAGGAATCCGCCAGATTCTGGGAGTGTCTGATCTGGTGGTGATTTGTCTTTATCCACAGCTTGCGCTGGATTTTATTTTGGAATATATGGAGGACTTCAAAGAGAACGCTGTTATCACAGATATTACCGGTGTTAAGAAGCTGCTGGTCGATCATCTCAGAGGCGTGCTGCGGGAGGATCTGGATTTGATTCTGGGCCACCCCATGGCTGGCAGCGAAAAAGAAGGCTTCGGCAATGCGGATGATTCTATCTTTAAGAATCGGAATTATATTTTAGTTCCTCAGCCGGAAAACAAACCGGAAAATCTGGCTTTTATCAAAGAGATTATCCATAATCTGGGCTTTGTGAATATTGTGGAAACCACCGCAGAGGTCCACGACCAGAAGATCGCCTTTACCTCGCAGCTCTGCCACGTTATCGCCAGTGCCCTTGTGGACAGCGAGGATGACCTCCACATCACAGATTATGAGGGCGGCAGCTTCGGAGACCTCACACGCATTGCCATGATCAATGCGGGCATGTGGACAGAACTGTTTATCTGCAATAAAGAAGCGCTGGTCGACCAGATTGAAAAATTTGAAAAAAGCATGGACACCATGAAAAAAATGATTCAGGCAGAGGACAGCCAGGGTCTCACGGAGATTTTGAGTAATGTTCGAAAAAAAAGAATTACGATGGAAGTGGACCGGCAGAACAAAACATCGGCGAAAACACAAAAAGCTTAA
- a CDS encoding sigma-54 interaction domain-containing protein gives MDKKYKPSKEYLAYLDSLPKSFFVTVLENSYNEHIVYDADGKILYVNPACIRHYGLKPEEMINRNNADVYQGYWTPPGLDVFYVKKDTAFLRQYFIPSDSVFYTIGVPVLNEEQDIEMIIGTVQEEPVKEWDVDYNKKSRTSKSHFKSEEIPLISVSYQYWKIVSELKEVSESTIPIMLLGESGTGKTYMAKYIHENSHKEGLFMALNCAAIPEALLESELFGYAGGAFTGASKAGKVGLIEMANEGTLFLDEIGDMPLSIQAKLLDVIENKRYLPVGSTKMKYVNTRIITATNKDIDQLVAEGEFREDLYWRICTFKAIIPPLRERVKDILPLATFFLKNFNLSYNKSKRFSKEIISFFQEYPWPGNIRQLKNLIERLVVTGRGNEISMKSLPDYLLEETKRFPDYQKSGVGFNKRVDAFKKELVQKAYEQYPTIRKLAQALEVSPTTAQRLVEKYCKEVSERSSEM, from the coding sequence ATGGATAAAAAATATAAACCGAGTAAAGAATATCTGGCCTATCTGGATTCACTGCCCAAGAGCTTTTTTGTAACGGTGCTTGAAAACAGCTATAATGAGCACATTGTTTACGATGCCGATGGAAAAATCCTTTATGTAAACCCCGCCTGCATAAGGCATTATGGCTTAAAGCCGGAAGAGATGATTAACCGCAATAACGCGGATGTGTACCAGGGCTACTGGACGCCACCAGGGCTTGATGTTTTTTATGTTAAAAAAGATACGGCGTTCCTGCGTCAATATTTTATTCCTTCAGATTCTGTTTTTTATACGATTGGTGTTCCGGTCCTCAATGAAGAGCAAGATATTGAGATGATTATTGGGACAGTGCAGGAGGAGCCGGTAAAGGAATGGGATGTTGATTATAATAAAAAAAGCAGAACCTCTAAGAGCCATTTTAAGTCGGAAGAGATTCCCTTAATCAGCGTTTCATATCAGTATTGGAAGATTGTCAGTGAATTAAAAGAAGTATCGGAGTCGACTATCCCCATTATGCTTCTGGGCGAGTCTGGAACTGGTAAGACATATATGGCAAAATATATTCATGAAAACAGCCACAAAGAAGGCCTTTTTATGGCTTTGAACTGTGCCGCTATTCCAGAAGCGCTTCTGGAGTCAGAACTGTTCGGCTATGCCGGGGGTGCGTTTACCGGCGCCAGTAAAGCCGGAAAAGTAGGATTAATTGAAATGGCCAATGAGGGAACGCTGTTTTTAGATGAAATTGGGGATATGCCGCTGTCAATACAGGCAAAACTTCTGGATGTTATTGAGAATAAACGCTATCTGCCTGTGGGCAGTACAAAAATGAAGTATGTAAATACGCGGATTATAACAGCTACCAATAAGGATATTGACCAGCTGGTCGCTGAGGGTGAATTCCGGGAGGATCTCTATTGGCGAATCTGTACCTTTAAGGCCATCATCCCGCCGCTGCGAGAACGGGTAAAAGATATTCTTCCTCTGGCGACTTTTTTCTTGAAAAATTTTAATCTGAGCTATAATAAGTCGAAAAGATTCTCAAAAGAGATCATTAGTTTTTTTCAGGAATATCCGTGGCCGGGTAATATCCGGCAGCTTAAAAATCTGATTGAACGGCTGGTTGTAACAGGACGGGGAAATGAGATTTCCATGAAGAGTCTTCCAGATTACCTTTTGGAGGAAACAAAGCGGTTTCCGGATTATCAAAAATCTGGCGTGGGCTTTAACAAACGTGTAGACGCCTTTAAAAAGGAGCTTGTGCAAAAAGCGTATGAACAGTATCCAACCATCAGAAAGCTTGCGCAGGCCCTGGAGGTAAGCCCGACAACAGCCCAGAGATTAGTAGAGAAATACTGTAAAGAGGTTTCTGAAAGATCGTCGGAAATGTAA
- the aroF gene encoding 3-deoxy-7-phosphoheptulonate synthase, whose amino-acid sequence MIVVVKPGTPEEEVQKLAAAIENQGLKIHYSQGVDHTILGLIGETQTIDVHKLRSNHIVEKVMRVQEPYKKANRAFHPDDSIIDVQGNRIGEGHVSVIAGPCSVESEEQIVEIARDVKASGAKFLRGGAFKPRTSPYSFQGMGADGLELLLLAKKETGLPIVTELMDISQLPLFDEVDVIQVGARNMQNFTMLKELGKIDKPILLKRGLSATMREFLMSAEYIMAGGNEQVILCERGIRTFENATRNTLDLSCIPLLKKKSHLPVIIDPSHATGINWMVESMSKAAIAAGADGVMIEVHNKPEEALCDGDQAITPDEFDKIMATLKKYAEFEGKVL is encoded by the coding sequence ATGATTGTTGTCGTAAAACCAGGAACCCCGGAAGAAGAAGTACAGAAGCTGGCCGCTGCCATCGAGAACCAGGGATTGAAGATCCATTACTCTCAGGGGGTGGATCACACAATTTTAGGATTAATCGGCGAAACGCAGACCATTGACGTTCATAAATTGCGTTCAAACCATATCGTTGAAAAGGTCATGCGGGTACAGGAGCCCTACAAAAAGGCCAACCGTGCCTTCCATCCAGATGATTCAATCATTGACGTTCAGGGGAATCGTATCGGTGAAGGCCATGTTTCCGTTATCGCAGGCCCCTGCTCTGTGGAAAGTGAGGAACAGATCGTTGAAATTGCCAGAGATGTCAAGGCTTCTGGAGCAAAATTTTTGAGGGGCGGTGCTTTCAAGCCCAGAACCTCCCCTTACTCATTCCAGGGAATGGGCGCAGATGGGCTGGAGCTGCTGCTTTTAGCCAAAAAAGAAACGGGCTTGCCCATTGTTACCGAGTTGATGGACATATCTCAGCTGCCGCTTTTCGATGAAGTAGACGTTATTCAGGTTGGCGCGCGCAATATGCAGAATTTTACGATGCTCAAGGAGCTTGGCAAAATCGACAAACCCATTCTGCTGAAACGCGGTCTGTCTGCCACCATGCGGGAATTCCTGATGTCGGCTGAATACATCATGGCAGGCGGCAACGAGCAGGTTATTCTCTGTGAACGCGGTATCCGTACCTTTGAAAACGCGACCCGCAACACCCTTGACCTGAGCTGCATTCCACTGCTCAAGAAAAAGAGCCATTTACCAGTGATCATTGATCCGAGCCACGCGACAGGCATTAACTGGATGGTAGAATCCATGTCTAAGGCAGCCATTGCGGCCGGTGCTGACGGCGTAATGATTGAAGTGCACAATAAGCCTGAAGAAGCATTGTGTGATGGTGACCAGGCCATTACGCCGGATGAATTCGATAAAATTATGGCGACACTTAAAAAATACGCAGAATTTGAGGGAAAGGTTCTTTAG
- the cas6 gene encoding CRISPR-associated endoribonuclease Cas6, with protein MVVYEMKLKVFFLKDIPVHSVQEKISALIDKTLVQNEKMAAFHNGTGYKNYSFSGFYPVEPQRVYRQDKIYTIQIRTIDENLMNYFQEHLINAYTEEMKSLTMTVTRIKKIPIGRIYTLTPVIQKFDGGYWKEIVTLDAFERRLKENLIKKYNHYTGKKCDEDFDFYTHLQFDNKGPISCPYKGITLLGDKITLQLAQNPMAQELAYMALGCGLGENNARGNGFCGYKYL; from the coding sequence ATGGTTGTATATGAAATGAAATTGAAAGTTTTTTTTCTAAAAGATATTCCAGTTCATTCAGTCCAAGAAAAAATCAGCGCTTTGATCGACAAAACGCTGGTGCAAAATGAAAAGATGGCGGCGTTTCATAATGGGACGGGTTATAAAAATTACAGCTTCTCCGGATTTTATCCAGTGGAGCCGCAAAGAGTCTACAGGCAGGACAAAATTTACACCATACAGATACGGACCATTGATGAAAATTTGATGAATTATTTTCAGGAGCATCTCATCAACGCTTATACCGAAGAGATGAAGTCCCTGACCATGACCGTAACAAGAATCAAAAAAATTCCCATTGGCCGAATCTACACGTTAACGCCAGTCATCCAGAAATTCGATGGCGGTTACTGGAAAGAGATTGTCACACTTGATGCATTTGAGCGGAGGCTTAAGGAAAACCTGATCAAAAAATATAATCATTATACAGGCAAAAAATGCGACGAAGACTTTGATTTTTACACGCATCTGCAATTTGACAACAAAGGCCCGATCTCCTGCCCTTATAAAGGAATAACCTTATTGGGAGACAAGATTACGTTGCAGCTTGCGCAGAACCCCATGGCTCAGGAGCTTGCGTACATGGCATTGGGCTGCGGGCTCGGGGAAAACAACGCAAGAGGAAACGGCTTTTGCGGTTATAAATACCTTTAG
- a CDS encoding helix-turn-helix domain-containing protein: MQELDHKAIGLRIRRQRTFLNMSRDQLARKIGITPTFLADIELGTKGFSLKSLNYFCNALKMSSDAILYGPREYMGTKYSAILELLERCPKDKGKYAEEILTLFLLSHDPVEEIPEA, from the coding sequence ATGCAGGAACTCGACCACAAGGCCATTGGCCTTCGTATCCGCAGGCAGCGGACCTTTTTAAATATGTCACGGGACCAGCTGGCCAGAAAAATTGGCATCACACCCACCTTTCTGGCAGATATAGAGCTTGGAACAAAGGGCTTTTCACTCAAAAGCCTGAATTATTTCTGCAACGCCCTCAAAATGTCGTCGGACGCAATTCTCTATGGCCCGAGGGAGTACATGGGTACAAAATACTCGGCCATACTGGAACTGCTCGAGCGCTGTCCCAAAGATAAAGGTAAATACGCAGAAGAAATTCTGACGCTGTTTCTGCTGAGTCACGACCCGGTTGAGGAAATACCCGAAGCATAA
- a CDS encoding TatD family hydrolase yields MLADSHAHLDDERFENEVDTIIENAREAGVGFILNPGTEENTSARAVELSQTYDIVYAGVGFHPSDCASFDKNKHPKMIKDWCEQEKVLAIGEIGLDYYYDDGAPRDLQKNVFEEQIALANELKKPIIVHDRDAHGDCLDMVKSCLDPNVGGVFHSYSGSVEMAKVLLDFGLYLSIGGPLTFKNSRKAPDVVKYMPLDRLLIETDSPYLTPVPYRGKRNEPAYVRFVAEKVAEIKELPVETVQETTFENCWRLFGG; encoded by the coding sequence ATGTTAGCAGACAGCCATGCGCATTTAGATGACGAGCGTTTTGAGAATGAAGTAGATACGATTATTGAAAATGCCCGGGAGGCCGGCGTCGGGTTTATTTTAAATCCCGGTACCGAAGAAAACACCAGCGCCCGTGCCGTAGAGCTGAGCCAGACCTACGACATTGTTTATGCCGGCGTTGGGTTTCATCCCTCCGATTGCGCGTCTTTTGATAAAAATAAGCACCCGAAGATGATTAAAGACTGGTGTGAACAGGAAAAAGTACTGGCCATCGGCGAGATTGGCCTGGATTATTACTACGATGACGGCGCGCCGAGAGATTTACAGAAAAATGTTTTTGAAGAACAGATCGCCCTGGCAAACGAATTGAAAAAGCCCATCATCGTTCATGACCGTGATGCCCACGGTGACTGTCTGGACATGGTAAAATCCTGTCTTGATCCCAATGTCGGCGGGGTATTCCACAGCTATAGCGGAAGTGTCGAGATGGCCAAAGTTCTCCTCGATTTTGGGCTCTATCTCTCCATCGGCGGCCCTCTGACCTTTAAAAACTCCAGAAAAGCCCCCGATGTGGTCAAATATATGCCGCTGGATCGGCTTCTCATCGAAACCGACAGCCCCTACCTCACCCCTGTTCCCTACCGGGGAAAACGCAACGAGCCCGCCTATGTCCGTTTTGTGGCTGAAAAGGTCGCGGAGATTAAGGAGCTACCCGTGGAAACGGTACAGGAAACGACCTTTGAGAATTGTTGGAGGTTGTTTGGGGGTTAA
- a CDS encoding deoxyguanosinetriphosphate triphosphohydrolase family protein: MINTQGRLARVATVPGSEKWKAATARQHALYQKEGDIRTPFGRDFTRILHSTAYRRLKHKTQVFFSPGNDHISTRIEHVNYVESVASTICEYMGLNVELARAIAIGHDLGHPPFGHHGEKVLNDIVRDEKLWSGQNGQYYWHEKNGLHFVDNIELLEGPDRKKYNLDLTYGVRDGIISHCGEVSEAALYPREEAIDLSTFKRVNQFSPFTWEGCVVKLADKISYLGRDIEDAQTLDILSGGQLEILDGIVAEYFEKQGQSRGNVNNTTVIHLLILDLGKNSSVENGLRFSDEGFEVLKNIQDFNVENIYHHERLNGYKDYGELIIHRVYDALKELYNRGEMAEKLPYFKKQFPLLTTNFLDWISDYWNQTDRRTEGCLLKNRIIYRIPEEPLDFYRAIIDYISGMTDQFIEKIYQELIRF; encoded by the coding sequence ATGATCAATACACAAGGGCGTCTGGCCAGAGTGGCAACGGTTCCGGGCTCAGAAAAATGGAAGGCCGCCACCGCCAGACAACATGCGCTGTATCAGAAGGAGGGGGATATCCGCACCCCCTTTGGGAGAGACTTCACACGCATCCTCCACAGTACAGCCTACAGGCGTCTCAAACATAAAACCCAGGTGTTTTTTTCGCCGGGGAATGACCACATCAGTACCCGTATCGAGCATGTAAACTACGTGGAATCGGTAGCGTCCACCATCTGTGAGTACATGGGGCTTAACGTAGAGCTGGCAAGGGCCATCGCCATCGGCCATGATCTTGGTCATCCGCCCTTCGGCCATCACGGTGAAAAAGTGCTCAATGACATTGTGAGGGATGAAAAGCTTTGGAGCGGCCAGAATGGTCAGTATTACTGGCATGAAAAAAACGGGCTGCACTTTGTGGATAATATCGAGCTGCTGGAGGGCCCGGACCGTAAAAAGTACAATCTCGATTTGACTTACGGTGTGAGAGATGGTATTATTTCCCATTGCGGCGAGGTCAGCGAGGCCGCCCTGTACCCAAGAGAAGAAGCCATTGACCTGTCAACCTTTAAGCGCGTCAACCAGTTTTCACCCTTTACATGGGAGGGCTGTGTGGTCAAGCTGGCTGACAAAATATCTTACCTGGGACGCGATATCGAGGACGCGCAAACCCTGGATATTCTGAGCGGCGGCCAGCTGGAGATACTTGATGGTATCGTGGCAGAGTATTTTGAAAAGCAGGGACAGTCCAGAGGAAATGTCAACAACACCACGGTTATCCACCTTTTGATTCTGGACCTTGGAAAAAACAGCTCAGTGGAAAACGGCCTGCGCTTTTCCGATGAGGGCTTCGAGGTTTTAAAAAACATTCAGGATTTTAATGTGGAAAACATCTATCATCATGAACGGCTAAACGGTTATAAAGACTATGGTGAGCTGATTATACACCGGGTATACGATGCCCTGAAGGAGCTCTATAATAGAGGTGAGATGGCAGAAAAACTTCCCTATTTTAAGAAGCAGTTTCCCCTGTTAACCACCAACTTTTTGGACTGGATCAGCGACTACTGGAACCAGACTGACCGGCGGACAGAAGGCTGTCTTCTGAAAAACCGGATTATCTATCGTATTCCCGAAGAGCCTCTGGACTTCTATCGGGCCATTATTGACTATATCTCTGGTATGACCGACCAGTTCATCGAAAAAATTTACCAGGAACTCATCCGGTTTTGA
- the cysK gene encoding cysteine synthase A, whose product MKVYEELTELIGGTPLLKLNHLMEKEDLEANLFGKLEFFNPGGSVKDRIALSMILDAEEKGLLAPGGTIIEPTSGNTGIGLALVATLRGYHLILTMPETMSIERRSLLKAFGAEIVLTDGDMAMQGSIDKARELNQKISNSIILEQFENPANPLAHEKTTAVEILDDLDGQVDIFVAGVGTGGTLGGVGKGLKERNPDVQIIAIEPWGSQVLKGEPAGFHAIQGIGANFIPAVLDLEIIDEIIPVKDEDAYTCARMLTKTEGLLVGISSGAAAWAAIQLARRPENAGKNIVVLMPDTGERYLSTPLFN is encoded by the coding sequence ATGAAAGTCTATGAAGAATTAACCGAGCTCATCGGCGGCACGCCGCTTCTGAAGCTGAACCACCTGATGGAAAAGGAAGATCTGGAGGCCAATCTTTTCGGCAAGCTGGAATTTTTTAATCCCGGCGGCAGTGTCAAAGACCGCATCGCTTTGTCCATGATCCTCGACGCGGAGGAAAAGGGGCTTCTCGCACCTGGCGGCACCATCATTGAACCCACCAGCGGCAATACAGGCATCGGCCTGGCTCTGGTGGCAACCCTCCGAGGCTACCACCTTATTCTGACCATGCCGGAAACCATGAGCATTGAGCGCAGAAGCCTGCTCAAGGCCTTTGGCGCAGAAATCGTCCTGACCGACGGCGACATGGCCATGCAGGGCTCCATCGACAAAGCCAGAGAGCTCAACCAGAAAATTTCAAATTCCATTATCCTGGAGCAGTTTGAAAATCCTGCCAACCCCCTCGCCCATGAAAAAACCACCGCTGTGGAAATTCTGGATGATCTGGACGGACAAGTGGATATCTTTGTGGCTGGCGTTGGCACAGGCGGCACCCTTGGCGGCGTGGGAAAGGGGTTAAAAGAAAGAAACCCAGATGTGCAGATCATTGCCATAGAACCCTGGGGCTCCCAGGTATTAAAGGGAGAGCCGGCCGGCTTCCATGCCATCCAGGGGATCGGCGCAAACTTTATTCCCGCTGTTCTGGATCTTGAAATCATCGACGAGATCATTCCTGTAAAGGATGAGGATGCCTACACCTGCGCCCGGATGTTAACCAAAACCGAGGGCCTTCTGGTCGGTATCTCTTCCGGCGCTGCGGCCTGGGCGGCTATCCAGCTTGCCAGACGGCCGGAAAACGCGGGGAAAAACATTGTTGTCCTGATGCCTGATACCGGTGAACGCTACCTGTCCACACCGCTTTTTAACTGA